A region of Thermoplasmataceae archaeon DNA encodes the following proteins:
- the thsB gene encoding thermosome subunit beta, producing MIGGQPIFILREGTKRESGKDAMQNNIEAAKSIARSVRTTLGPRGMDKMLVDSLGDIVITNDGVTILKEMDVEHPAAKMMVEVSKTQDSYVGDGTTTAVVIAGALLQEAEGLIAQNVHPTVIAEGYRMAAAEAQKILQGSSKPVKPDDKKLLMKMAGTSLSSKSASGSKEILDEISYEAVHKVAEVQDGKVSVDFDNIQLVKKQGEDIDATELIDGIIVDKEKVHPGMPDYVKNAKIALMNAALEIKKPEFDTNIRIDDPSMIQKFLSQEEDLLKEMVKKVKATGANVLITQKGIDDLAQHYLAKEGIYAVRRVKKSDVEKLAKATGASIASSIDEISETDLGKADLVEQKKIGEDYLTFVTGCSNPKAVSILVRGGTEHVVDEIERSLTDSLHVVAVAVEDGAYVSGGGSSAAEIAFRLREYASKVGGRQQLAIERFANAMEEIPRALSENAGLDPIDVLIKIRSKHAEGKKTYGVNVFSGEVEDMDKAGVIEPIRVGKQAIESATEASVMILRIDDVIATKSKGGATPPAPSPGGGAGED from the coding sequence ATGATAGGCGGACAACCAATATTTATACTTAGGGAAGGCACAAAGAGAGAATCCGGAAAGGATGCAATGCAAAATAACATTGAAGCTGCAAAGAGTATCGCCCGTTCAGTGAGAACCACACTTGGCCCGAGGGGAATGGACAAGATGCTGGTAGATTCACTCGGTGACATTGTCATAACCAATGACGGTGTGACTATTCTGAAGGAAATGGACGTTGAACACCCCGCGGCAAAGATGATGGTGGAAGTCTCCAAGACACAGGATAGTTATGTCGGTGACGGAACAACCACTGCAGTGGTGATTGCAGGCGCACTGCTTCAGGAAGCAGAAGGGTTGATCGCGCAGAACGTGCATCCTACTGTGATAGCTGAAGGCTACAGGATGGCAGCTGCAGAAGCCCAGAAGATACTTCAGGGATCGTCAAAACCAGTCAAGCCGGATGACAAGAAACTTCTGATGAAAATGGCGGGAACTTCGCTCAGCAGCAAGAGCGCTTCAGGAAGCAAAGAAATCCTTGACGAGATTTCATATGAAGCGGTTCACAAGGTTGCTGAGGTCCAAGACGGAAAAGTTTCGGTCGATTTTGATAATATACAGCTGGTGAAGAAACAGGGAGAAGATATAGACGCCACTGAACTCATAGACGGCATAATAGTTGACAAGGAGAAAGTCCACCCAGGAATGCCCGACTATGTGAAGAATGCAAAGATAGCCCTGATGAACGCAGCTCTTGAGATCAAGAAGCCAGAATTTGACACGAACATCAGGATTGATGACCCATCCATGATCCAGAAATTCCTCTCTCAGGAAGAAGATCTCCTGAAAGAAATGGTCAAAAAGGTTAAGGCAACCGGGGCCAATGTTCTGATAACCCAGAAAGGTATTGACGACCTGGCACAGCACTATCTTGCCAAGGAAGGTATATACGCCGTAAGAAGGGTGAAGAAGAGCGATGTTGAGAAACTTGCCAAGGCAACTGGCGCATCTATTGCTTCATCCATAGATGAGATAAGCGAAACCGATCTCGGAAAGGCCGATCTTGTTGAACAGAAGAAGATAGGTGAAGATTACCTGACGTTTGTAACAGGGTGCAGCAACCCCAAGGCAGTAAGCATACTTGTGAGAGGCGGAACTGAGCATGTTGTCGACGAGATTGAAAGATCCCTTACAGACTCGCTGCATGTTGTAGCTGTTGCCGTTGAAGACGGTGCATACGTATCCGGGGGAGGATCATCAGCTGCCGAGATCGCCTTCAGGCTCAGGGAATATGCATCAAAGGTCGGGGGAAGACAGCAGCTTGCCATTGAGAGATTCGCAAACGCCATGGAGGAGATCCCCAGAGCTCTTTCGGAAAATGCCGGCCTCGACCCCATAGACGTGCTCATAAAGATAAGAAGTAAGCACGCTGAGGGAAAGAAAACTTACGGAGTTAATGTCTTTTCAGGCGAAGTAGAGGATATGGATAAGGCTGGCGTAATAGAGCCGATCAGGGTGGGAAAACAGGCCATAGAGTCTGCAACAGAAGCTAGCGTGATGATACTGAGGATCGACGATGTCATTGCTACGAAATCAAAGGGCGGAGCTACTCCCCCAGCACCATCACCAGGTGGGGGAGCTGGCGAAGACTAA